Sequence from the Natronomonas marina genome:
GACGCTACGAAGAAATCAACGAGACGTACGACTGGGACCAGGCGTGGGATTCGATCGCCGGCGAGAAGGACGGACGGGTGAACCTCGGCCACGAGGTGATCGGAAAGCACGTCGAGGCCGGTGACGGCGATCGGTTCGCGGTCCGAATCGTCGACTTCGGGACGGGCGAGGCCGAGGAGTTCACCTACGGGGAACTGCAGCGGCGTGCCGGCCGGTTCGTCAACTACCTCGACGACCTCGGTCTCGAACAGGGCGACCGCGTCGCGGCCATGCTGGAGGCCTCGCCGGAACTGTACACCACCATGTTCGGCTGCTGGCTGGCCGGCGTCGAGTTCGTGCCGCTTTTCATCCTGTTCGGCCCGGACGCGACCAACTACCGCCTAGAGGACGCCGACGCGAAGGCCATCGTCACGACGTCGGCCCACAGCGACAAGGTCGACGTCGCGGGACTCGACGACCTCGAACACGTCGTCCTGACCGACGACGGCGGCGAGGACGGCGAACACGTTCGCCGGTTCGACGAGATCGACGACCGACCCCCGGAGTACGAGGTCGCCGACACCGACGCTCACGATACGGCCGTCATCCAGTACACCAGCGGGACGACGGGGCCGCCGAAGGGGGTCGAACTCAAGCACATGATGCCGGTCTCGATGTATCCGCCGTTCACCTTCGCGGCGGACCACCGGCCGGAGGACAACTACTTCGGCGCGGCGCCGCCGGCGTGGTCCTACGGGCTGTTCGGGTGTACCGTCTACGCGCTCCACTCCGGGATGGGGACGACCTCCTACCGCGGGGAGTTCCGTCCGGGGCCGTTCGTCGACGTGCTCGAGGAACACGACATCACGAACCTCTTCGCTCCGCCGACGCTGCTCCGGCAGC
This genomic interval carries:
- a CDS encoding acyl-CoA synthetase, with the protein product MGRYEEINETYDWDQAWDSIAGEKDGRVNLGHEVIGKHVEAGDGDRFAVRIVDFGTGEAEEFTYGELQRRAGRFVNYLDDLGLEQGDRVAAMLEASPELYTTMFGCWLAGVEFVPLFILFGPDATNYRLEDADAKAIVTTSAHSDKVDVAGLDDLEHVVLTDDGGEDGEHVRRFDEIDDRPPEYEVADTDAHDTAVIQYTSGTTGPPKGVELKHMMPVSMYPPFTFAADHRPEDNYFGAAPPAWSYGLFGCTVYALHSGMGTTSYRGEFRPGPFVDVLEEHDITNLFAPPTLLRQLSALDIDFESVDHDLRIVVTAGEPLDPGTVEWVRGTFDSKIVDHYGFTESGTMLVNNYVFDDWEIKPGSMGKPTPGFDVRVFDLEEDEEVPQGEVGEIVFGTDAPLGAEGYLNQPERSEEKWGGDWVRSDDLARVDEDGYFWFEGRSDDVILSAGYRIGPTEVENALMEHDAVSEVAVVGLPDDERGEIVAAFVVPTEGYEGGDDLADRLRQSVSDNLSKHEYPRAIHFVEELPKTASEKIQRFKLREEYGEE